Within Citrus sinensis cultivar Valencia sweet orange chromosome 1, DVS_A1.0, whole genome shotgun sequence, the genomic segment GTAAACTATCCACTTATGCAGGACCAGCTTGACTGAGTCTCGGCTATTGAGCATCCAAAATCAGCCAGTTGTccaaatgattaattttataacacacttattatattcattaattaaaatcattgaTGAACTTTCTGACTTTTGAGGATGCCGTTGAGTGGCAAGGGAGCTTGCTTTAATTAAGCTTTTGAGCATTGGCTGATAGAAATTACAGTTGAAAATTGTTTGATGTTGCTCAAGATCGCGCTGATTTTTAATCTCGAAGGTGAGTCACGGCATTACTAGCAGCATGATGTCTCACCAGATATGATCCGGGccctttaaattttcaaagagTTAAAAAAGTGTCTTTGCCATTTGAGTGGTGATTGCTGACTTCAAGTGGCAGCATCATATAAACTcagactaaaatgaaaaattcttCTATGATTGAAGGATGTAATTTTCTGGCACGACGTTTGCGAGAATATACAGGCTGGCTTGCCAATGTCAACAGTTGCTTTACTTCCTTGTGATGGCTATGCCCCACAAAGGCAAGAAGGAGAAAAACAAATCTGAAAACCATTGGAATCAGTAGACATTAAACCCATTGTAAAATCTAGTTCACATTTTTAACTAGTCAAAAGTGTATGTATACATGTTATTATAAGACTTTGACCTTAAGTTATGAAGACTTGCATGCACGCAGTGCCTCTGCTGTAGTCCTCTttagtttctttatttaaacttGATGTGCATATCAGTCTCTCATTATCATCCTAATAATCCCATTGCCCTGAGTCTCTGCAACAGAGATGGTTTTGGGAACCATTGTTGACGAGCACAAGTCTCCGATCGCGGTTGAGAGGCTATGGAAGGCATTAATCTGTGATGCACATAACTTCATGCCCAAGGCTCTGCCTCAGGTCATTTCCAGCATTGACTTGCTTGAAGGAGACGGTGGGGTTGGCACCATCAAGAAGTTTAATTTCACTGAAGGTTTTGTAATACAATAACACTCTTGATTAGCTATTTAATGTGGTTTTTTCTTGACAGTTATATAATCTTGTTGCAGTTGTGAAGGAATTCCGCTATGTTAAGGATCGTGTAGAAATAATGGACAATGAGAATCATGTATTCAGGTACTCCATTGTTGAAGGTGGGATTCTTGGATTCAAAGTAAATTCTTATGTGGCCGAAGTCACTTTTACATCAAGTAGTGATGGAGATTGCTTTGCCAAGCTAAAAATCGAGTATGAATCATTGGGGGATAGCTTACTTTCTGAAGAAGATGTCAGAAACATTAAACAAGGGATCCTGACAATGGTGAAGGCAGCTGAGAGATTCCTATTAGCAAACCCCAATGCTTATGCACAAGGG encodes:
- the LOC102622718 gene encoding major pollen allergen Bet v 1-D/H-like, with translation MVLGTIVDEHKSPIAVERLWKALICDAHNFMPKALPQVISSIDLLEGDGGVGTIKKFNFTEVVKEFRYVKDRVEIMDNENHVFRYSIVEGGILGFKVNSYVAEVTFTSSSDGDCFAKLKIEYESLGDSLLSEEDVRNIKQGILTMVKAAERFLLANPNAYAQGLEEVRTK